A portion of the Homo sapiens chromosome 16, GRCh38.p14 Primary Assembly genome contains these proteins:
- the DBNDD1 gene encoding dysbindin domain-containing protein 1 isoform 2 (isoform 2 is encoded by transcript variant 2) yields the protein MGETWKNICSTVRHGWWLRDHRMAGLPIPPEIVKEAEVPQAALGVPAQGTGDNGHTPVEEEVGGIPVPAPGLLQVTERRQPLSSVSSLEVHFDLLDLTELTDMSDQELAEVFADSDDENLNTESPAGLHPLPRAGYLRSPSWTRTRAEQSHEKQPLGDPERQATVLDTFLTVERPQED from the exons atgggaGAAACCTGGAAGAATATTTGCTCAACTGTGAGGCATGGTTGGTGGCTAAGGGATCACAGAATGGCAGGCCTGCCTATTCCTCCTG AGATcgttaaggaggctgaggtgccgCAGGCTGCGCTGGGCGTCCCAGCCCAGGGGACAGGGGACAATGGCCACACGCCTGTGGAGGAGGAGGTCGGGGGCATCCCAGTACCAGCACCGGGGCTCCTGCAGGTCACGGAGAGGAGGC AGCCTCTGAGCAGCGTCTCCTCTCTGGAGGTCCACTTCGACCTCCTGGACCTCACTGAGCTCACCGACATGTCGGACCAGGAGCTGGCCGAGGTCTTTGCTGACTCGGACGACGAGAACCTCAACACCGAGTCCCCAGCAG GTCTGCACCCGCTGCCCCGGGCCGGCTACCTGCGCTCCCCTTCCTGGACGAGGACAAGGGCTGAGCAGAGCCACGAGAAGCAGCCCCTAGGCGACCCCGAGCGGCAGGCCACAGTCCTGGACACGTTTCTCACTGTGGAGAGGCCCCAGGAGGACTAG
- the DBNDD1 gene encoding dysbindin domain-containing protein 1 isoform 5 (isoform 5 is encoded by transcript variant 4): MSDQELAEVFADSDDENLNTESPAGLHPLPRAGYLRSPSWTRTRAEQSHEKQPLGDPERQATVLDTFLTVERPQED, from the exons ATGTCGGACCAGGAGCTGGCCGAGGTCTTTGCTGACTCGGACGACGAGAACCTCAACACCGAGTCCCCAGCAG GTCTGCACCCGCTGCCCCGGGCCGGCTACCTGCGCTCCCCTTCCTGGACGAGGACAAGGGCTGAGCAGAGCCACGAGAAGCAGCCCCTAGGCGACCCCGAGCGGCAGGCCACAGTCCTGGACACGTTTCTCACTGTGGAGAGGCCCCAGGAGGACTAG
- the DBNDD1 gene encoding dysbindin domain-containing protein 1 isoform 1 (isoform 1 is encoded by transcript variant 1) → MEPPEGAGTGEIVKEAEVPQAALGVPAQGTGDNGHTPVEEEVGGIPVPAPGLLQVTERRQPLSSVSSLEVHFDLLDLTELTDMSDQELAEVFADSDDENLNTESPAGLHPLPRAGYLRSPSWTRTRAEQSHEKQPLGDPERQATVLDTFLTVERPQED, encoded by the exons AGATcgttaaggaggctgaggtgccgCAGGCTGCGCTGGGCGTCCCAGCCCAGGGGACAGGGGACAATGGCCACACGCCTGTGGAGGAGGAGGTCGGGGGCATCCCAGTACCAGCACCGGGGCTCCTGCAGGTCACGGAGAGGAGGC AGCCTCTGAGCAGCGTCTCCTCTCTGGAGGTCCACTTCGACCTCCTGGACCTCACTGAGCTCACCGACATGTCGGACCAGGAGCTGGCCGAGGTCTTTGCTGACTCGGACGACGAGAACCTCAACACCGAGTCCCCAGCAG GTCTGCACCCGCTGCCCCGGGCCGGCTACCTGCGCTCCCCTTCCTGGACGAGGACAAGGGCTGAGCAGAGCCACGAGAAGCAGCCCCTAGGCGACCCCGAGCGGCAGGCCACAGTCCTGGACACGTTTCTCACTGTGGAGAGGCCCCAGGAGGACTAG
- the DBNDD1 gene encoding dysbindin domain-containing protein 1 isoform 3 (isoform 3 is encoded by transcript variant 3), with protein sequence MTQHSASQTGEIVKEAEVPQAALGVPAQGTGDNGHTPVEEEVGGIPVPAPGLLQVTERRQPLSSVSSLEVHFDLLDLTELTDMSDQELAEVFADSDDENLNTESPAGLHPLPRAGYLRSPSWTRTRAEQSHEKQPLGDPERQATVLDTFLTVERPQED encoded by the exons ATGACACAGCACTCGGCTTCTCAGACAGGAG AGATcgttaaggaggctgaggtgccgCAGGCTGCGCTGGGCGTCCCAGCCCAGGGGACAGGGGACAATGGCCACACGCCTGTGGAGGAGGAGGTCGGGGGCATCCCAGTACCAGCACCGGGGCTCCTGCAGGTCACGGAGAGGAGGC AGCCTCTGAGCAGCGTCTCCTCTCTGGAGGTCCACTTCGACCTCCTGGACCTCACTGAGCTCACCGACATGTCGGACCAGGAGCTGGCCGAGGTCTTTGCTGACTCGGACGACGAGAACCTCAACACCGAGTCCCCAGCAG GTCTGCACCCGCTGCCCCGGGCCGGCTACCTGCGCTCCCCTTCCTGGACGAGGACAAGGGCTGAGCAGAGCCACGAGAAGCAGCCCCTAGGCGACCCCGAGCGGCAGGCCACAGTCCTGGACACGTTTCTCACTGTGGAGAGGCCCCAGGAGGACTAG